In the genome of Fusarium graminearum PH-1 chromosome 2, whole genome shotgun sequence, the window TTCAGGTCAACTATTCCTTGAATTCATGACCAAGTGTCGAGATCTTTATGCCAAGGGCTTAGTGTCTGATGATTTCATGGACGAATGGTACCAATTCATTACAACCTATACGAGAAGTGAGTTTACATTTGTTTCAGACAGATTACCGGCACTGTCTGGTATTGCAGCTCTTATCCAACAATGCACTCAGCAGAAATACGTTGCAGGGCTATGGGAGTCGGATATTGCTAGAGGTCTAGCGTGGCAGAGTTACGGTGACTTTCGCTTTGATACAGCCCACCTCATCGATCCTCAAATCATGAGCAGCCCGACGAAGGGCGATTCGCAGCTTATACTACCTTCTTGGTCCTGGGCAACATCTCGAGGCCGTGTATTTTACTTCGATTACGAGACCTGGACACCACTTGTCGAAGTCGAGGCCTGGCAAGTCAATTCACAAGGAACCAGCACTTCAGGGCAGTTGCGTGGAGCAAGGCTCACGCTTCGCGGCGTTTTGGCAATGCTCAATCTAACTGACTTGGGGTTTCTGCCCTATACGAGTACTTACACGACGGACAATGCGTTGAGGCGTGATCCAGAGGAAGTATTTATGTCTATCGAATCAGTATATTTGGATGCAAATATGGACTTccaaacaagacaaatgACCCATCCTtgccttcttgttggaagTACTCGTTTGTCTGGCGAAGATGCAGGAGGGGCTCTAATATTGAAGACCACTGGTAACTGTATGGGTGGCATCGATGAGTATATGAGAATTGGATTCATATCACTTCCTATTGAAGAGTGTTTATCTATTTTTACTGATGAGAAAACAACCATTAGCCTGGTATAAGAAATATATCAGCTTTGTGTTTATGACAATGGACAGTAACGCATATAAAACGTTGTCCTGAGAATCAAGACTGCAGACACTCCAATGCTGCCGGCGTCAAGGAAGTATGATATAATAGTCGAGGCATATGAATTACTACAAACCACTGCTGGAAAGATCTCTCTATCAAGAAAACGTCAGTCTCATTCTTACGCACCAAGCAAACATACATTCACGCCCCCTGTCAGAAACTATCCCCGGGCGGCTATGAATGGTCTTTCTGGCCTCTAACAATGGAGAGTCATACTTGGGATGGAGTTTGTTGTCTCTAATCCCAGTAATCTACGCCTTAGGTTGGGTAAAGTGCAAATCCTTTTTCAGCTTTCTCTCGTGAGGAGAAGCCACAACTTCAAGTCCAGCGGGGTTCTGACCGGGTATTCTCTATACCCGCCCGCCTtacttcctcttcctcagcgcCAGTTTTATGGAGGTTGGGGTGACACAAAACCACGAATTCGTCTTGGAGTTGGACGGGGAAGCTTGCGTGTTCTTACGCTGGGCAAGGATCCAGGCCAAGTTGGGAATGACAGTTTAGAGGAATCAGTAAAGTCCCAGGTACGCCTCCACGCATCCGAAAAATTAGCCGCTGAGATATCCTGAGTACATGTATGTAAGATAACAGTAGGCTCCGAGCATGAATATGTGGCTTGCTGGGGTGAGACACCATCGTTTGGCGGTCGTGAACGTTGGATCGATGATTATTTCGTATATAATGATTCTCAAGTGGTACTTTAAATTGAAGGTACAGTAGTTGTAGAATTGCATAGAAGGTACAGTAGTTGTAGAATTGCATAGGAGGCCAGAATGTTTCCTCCGTCCACAACCGAATAGAATAGCCTTCTTACGCGCTGTCGAGTGTTTCAGATTCGCTCAGCTCTGCAGCCGTCTCTGAAATCAGGCTCGGCAATCGGCTTTAGAGTACTTCTTGTTGCCCCTTCTCTCTGCATAACGAGGCTTTTGATCGAGGTACGCCTCAAAGCCTGGTTTGACAGTAAGGCGCACCCGTAGCGCCCAGAATCCTGCTCAAACTAGAGGCAAGGCGCAATTCCTCGATGACAAAATCTCTCTTTCTCACCATCCTACCTTGACAAACCATCGAACAGAGACACAATTCACGTCGTCATGGCATCTTTTGCCGAATACTCTTCGTTGCCCGAGGTCGTCGTGTCGGCTGATGGCATGTCAAAGCTGGAGTATCGACCTCAAGTACCTCCAAAACCAGCCCAGTACTACCAACGCCCAGATCATACAACGAACACAATCCAGGACGCGGGTCCAAGGCCACAATTACCACGACAAAATTCATTTGCGCCTATGCCATGTTGCGTTTGCAACGGTCCATGCAAAGCGTGGAAGTGCGTCCAGTGTGACGACTTCTTTTGTAATGACTGCTGGCCGAAAGAAAGGCCCCATCGTGTACCAAACTACCACACCCTCCAAGTCCAACGCCACAGCTAACTGTTATCTTCTAGCCAGGAAAGGTTGGCATCGATGGACGCGAACACGAAAAGGTCGACGAAGATATCGTGCACCGGCTACAGCAGATATTTGGCCAACCCACCGCAGAGGAACAGCATCGACGGCATACAAACGACATCAATACTACATGGTTTGGAGTCACAAAGGAACATGGCCAACCCTACCTTCATTACTCGAACCGACTTGTCGATATTCTGCGGGAGAGCCAGGTGGGGGCCTTTGCTGAGCGATTCCCTCAATTGGTGTCGTTTGTTGGACAGACAGGTATATCTATAGATCCATTTGTGCCACTTGTTTGGCCCTGGCTAACAAATGTGCCTCTAGGTGCTGGCAAAAGCACCGTCATCAAGATGCTGATAGACCGTCTACAAGCCGGACTAGAGAGCTCTCGCAATATCCCCGCCCCTGTTCCTGGTCTTGTCGGCGACAACGTTCCTACCACAGGTGACGTTCACCTATACGAGGATCCTGGCACCTATCACGCTCAGAGTCCCTTCCTTTACGCGGACTGTGAGGGAATGACTGGTGGAGAAAACGCACCCCGTGGATTGGCATGTCGAGAAAAGCTTGAGAGTGCAAAGAGATCgggcaagactgtcaagaACCTCCTCCGCAAGAAGATCACCTGGGCCGACAACCCAAAAATGCAGTCGCGCGAGTACGCAGTGACTAGTATGTTCCCTCGAATCCTTTATACCTTTTCCgacgtcgtcgtctttgtgCTCCGCGAAGTTAGGTGAGTCAATCCAACACTCTGGGACTTGGCGTCCACAACTAACAATGCATATAGGACATTCCAAACTGAGGTTCTTACACAGCTGGTTAATTGGGCCGCAATGTCGATCGACAAGTCCATCAACCAGCCAACTCTCCCtcatgtcatcatcgttgccAACGATACTGACACCAGCATCGACGATCAGCAGTGGGACCCGGTGATAGCCACAGAAGGATTGTTGAATGACTACAAGAATTCCGTACACCAAGTTCCTGCCCTCAGAGATATACTGGACAGGCTAGCCCATGTCGGAAAGCGCGTCACCACTACCAGGGGCCTTCTTGAGGAATACTACTCCTCTGTCACTGTGGTGAGAATCCCAGCCAAAGGCCGCTACATGCAGATCGATGAGCAGATCGGCAAGCTTTATGGAATCATAACCGACAGGTGTATGCAATCGCGTGTCCGAAAAAAGCAAGTCAGAATGCTCCTGAATGCTGAGATACTTCCGCAATATGTAAACTCGGCGTATGATCACTTCTCGAGAAGTCTTGATGAACCTTTCGACTTTAACAAAGAAGCACTCAGACACGCTCCCCTGCCTCGGAACTTTGGTGGACACATTCTCAACCTTATCTTGACTGTATACAATCAGCTAGGTCAGCGTCGAGATCGACTTCCAGACTTCTTTGCGCGACTCAGTCGTCCATTGGCCGCTTGCATTATGCTTGCTGCCACTCGAGACAATATTCAAGGTAATCCTCCTTTCTAGTTATCATTATTCCGTAGATAGCACTGACACTCTGCAGGCTCATATTCCGGCCTGCTGCGGAGCACTTATGGAAAATCACTTGACGAGGCTCTTCATCAATTCTGCGACCATTGGCTACCCTGCTCATATACCCGTGACGAGGAAACATGCCACAATGTCAGGAACTCTCATACGAAGGGTCATCAGTCAAGTACTGGTAGGATCTTCGCTCGTGGGTCATACGAGTCGACGTTTATCGCAGAGGCCTTCTTTCCTGAGTGGATGGGACAAGTTGACAAGCAGATCAAAAACCTCAACGAGCGCATGTACCGAtttgatcaagaccagaACACCATACCTCGGGCTCTCAATGTGGTAATGGCGGAATTCTACCAGAGTGTCCGAGTTGATGGCTCCGTTTCCAGGTTCAAGAGCAATCtgacttgtctttgctgtgtGAGAAAGGTTCCTGAAAATGTCCTCCCTTGTGGACATATTCTCTGCAAAGCCTGTATCCAGGCACACGGCCACAACGTCGGGCAAGGGCTTTTCCACATGCATTGTTGCCCACTTCACCATAAGAGAACACTATGGCCAGAGCCAGCCCGCGTCAGGTTCAAGCCAGACGAGGCTGGTGTGAGGATCCTCTGCTTGGATGGGTAAGTATACTGCCACTAACTTGTGACGCTTGCTGATGTTCAACTAGTGGCGGTGTGCGTGCTATCGACGAGTTGGTCATTCTTCAAGAGATACAAAAGAGACTTGGTAATCACGTACCAATTCAAAActtctttgatctcatcgtGGGTTCTGGGTaagtctttttttttttttagttttGTTTACTTTTGTTTAGTTTTTTAgttggttttttttttttttccttttaGGTTTATTTTAGGTTTCCTTCACTGATATCAGATTACTGACACATTCATTGTAGTACCGGTGGCATTATtgcccttggtcttggggtGAAACGATGGAATGTAGGTGATTGCAAGGATCACTTCAGGAGTCTTTGCAAGCAGGCCTTCACCCCCCGGCTCGTCAAACAGCTATCGGCGGTTAGCATGCGCAGTCAATACAAGACGAAACCTCTAGAGAAGGGGTTGAAGTCTGCGTTTGGTCAGCACTCGTATCTCTACGGTGGCTCCAAGCCTGATCACTCGACCTCGATACGAGTCGCCGTCACAGCCACTTTGGCCAGTGAGAACAGGCCAGCGGTTCTGTCCAACTACAACACTGAGAGCGACAATGACTCTAGTAAGTCGAAGCTGCCCGTAGTCTTTACGCTGAACCTATGGCTAACTATCCAGTGCCTTACAGATTTGTCAGGCCTCAAGATCCTGCATGGGAGCTCAAGACATGGGAAGCTGCACGGGCAACGGCAGCAGCGCCTCCATACTTCAAACCGTTTCTCCATAGCGCAACTGGAATACAATACACTGATGGAGCTGTCCATCATGTTTGTCCGGTATTTGTTGCTGACAACGAGCGGAAGCGCTTATGGGGGGACGCCAATCAACCTACTCCAGACcttgttctctctcttgGTACCGGCCATGAGACGCTTCGCTTAACCCACAAGGCCAAACGTGCTGTGGTACAGAGACCTCCAGTGCCCTCACAGAAAACCGGACCTCCCCATCAGCGACCTTATGCTAGCTTCAGCTCCATGTGGAGGACCACGAATCCCGTGATGGATGACCAGCAATGCAGCGAAGATATCTGGAACAATTATGTCCAACAGACCTCAACTCCGTATCAATTGCAAACGGCTTCACATGAGCATCGCTACATGCGCATCAACGTTGGATGCGCAGACAAGCGACCAAATTTTGACGACattgaagagattgagacTATTGAAAGAAACTCGATCAACATGATGAGTGAGGAGCATACAGTCAGGATGGCAGCGCATAAGCTCGTAGCGAGCTGTTTCTACTTTGAAAGGACGGGCGTCGACGCTCAGAATAGAGAAACAGGATTATATAAGTGCTCTGGTAGGTTAAAATGACTTTCCGCAACACATCAACTAACCTGTGACAGGCAACATTATCTGTCGCTTCGACGAAGGAAGCCGGGATATCAAGGGATTGggtctcatcctcaaagaTCACATCCGTGGAAGCGCCTTTGTACCGTACTTTGTCTTGGAAGAAGACTATGGTACTCCAGTCATGAAGCAGCATGCCGTTACCGTCCCTGTTGACACAATTGAGAAAATGTGTTATACTGGCATTTTCAGACTGccgtctcatctcatcatcgatgGTAGTCATGAAACAAGTTTGACGCGTCTTTCTTTGTGTTTGCAGCAAAATGGTTACGGTTACTCACACGCGTCTAGCCCATTCGAAAGTTCCGTCAACCCATCCATGTCTATTAGTGGATTCCCAAGAGAGCTTTTCGTCCAGTATGATCCCTTGTCACCCCGCGCAgccgtcgaggatgaggatgatggtgaggGGCCATGGGAGTTGCCTGGCTCAGACGGCCCATCGCCAGCCTCTGATGTTCCTAAACCATCAAGGCGGGGACTGTTTAGGAACAGATCGATTCATCACTCAATTTCGAAGTTGTCATTGGGAGCCAGACCTAGTAGCTCAGAAGAAAAGGTGACTGCATCTGGTGAGAGTCGGGAAGCGAGTTCGATGGAGTCGTCGAGGttgtcattgatgtcaaagaagagatcaaacagcgaagaagatggaccaTTTCTCGATGTAGTGGACGGGAAGTCTGAGGGAGTATCTGGGTCGTGGGGTAAGCCCTTTCGTGGATACTATTGAGTTAAGATTGTATTTAGGTTACATGTGCTttcctcagggtatcagaaaaattggccgttggaagcataagagacgaaattagtaggtcagcttatgctacttagactatgctctttaggccgtttatttttgtaacctaagacttgggaggataacttttctgctacccagtagacTTTCCAAACATGAATATAAATTGAACGAATAGcttttatttcttttataatGATCGGTTGTTTGTGGATCCTATCATGGTTTCTCTGGCGTATGGTGACAGTTTGACAAGCACATCATCGTGTCTTCTGGGGTGATCACCTCTGTTGAAACTCAAGCGAACTGTAGGGCTAACCAATAACACTTGCAGTCCCGTAACAGAATTCTGGTGCCTGAAAACTGCCTCTCAAACAAAAAACAGCCCATGCAACAACGGCCATCACGAGCGAATCAGAGTCATGACAAACTACCGCTGTCCAGGGATCAGAGACGAGTCTTACCACTTTCATACCAGCGCAGTGGATCAGACAAGCAACTCCCACCAGTAATGACTCGTCAAGAGGATCAAGGACTTTAGTTTGGCTGCAATCTTCAGGCGAGGCAACCTGTGCGAAAGAGCCAGGGAGAGATTGACAGAGGATGAAACGGATGTCCGGCGGACTCTCCCTTTTTCCCTGTTTCCATTATTATAACTAACTCTGCTTACTCCCCGTCATCTTTTTCTAATTTAATCTCTCTGTCATATTCAAGTGTCGCTTTATTAATTCTTCACTCTCCCTCTGTGTTCTCGTTTCTCTTGTGTTATTGCTCGCTCACCCACGCTCATTTCACCGTTTCAGAACGCGTATTGTTTCAATCTAATTATCTACACCCTTATTTTTCGTCTCTATTGTCCGTTCTTGCATAATAAACCCATTTAATTGAACCCTTGTACGTGCACCCTGCCAAATCTACCCGAAACCGATGGTGTCAAAGGACGTTTTACCGAAGAAACCATTCAAACTAATCTTGAACAACCTTCTAGAATATCCATCTCCATATTTTGGCAATCGCCATGTCTGAtcacagcagcatcaaccagATTGGCGAAGCTGGTCTTCACCATCTACCCTTTCGCACAAAAGAAGGTCGACACAGTGATGCACCGCAGCTTTCTAAATTTCCTATTCTTAATAGACGGCATGGCAAGAAATTACCAGAAAGTCTTCACTTTAATCCCGGCACGTTCCGGCTTCGTTCGCCTACAGAGTCTTCTTTGAGTAGCATCTCTTCAGCAAACATTCCGGATTCAGCAACTACTCATTCTCTTTCTACCTTGGCGAGCCCTACGAGTACTACATATGCTAGTTCTATCAATGAACAGTTTGCTGCTACGACGCTTGATGGAGGATCAAGACCTGCGAGTCGTATTTGTCATAGACATAACCCGTCGAGTGGGACTTGTTCGACGTTTgtgaatgaggatgaagatgctaTTATCACGGGGTATCCTGAGTTTGATATCAAGATTCGTGGTATCGATGAGTTTCAGAGACAACCTGTTGTTCAAGAAATTCAACCTGCAAGGTAAGTCTGTTGACTTCTGATGCATCATCATGTCGCTAACACATTCAGTCCTAGTACCGAGTCTTTCAtcaaggaggaaaaggttCTCACACCTACAGAGTCTACTCACACAGACATCCCAGATTGtgatgacaatgaagaagattctGGAGATGTCTCTTCTGAAGATGCCACCCTCGTTCTCAACTACGCTCTCCAAGTCATCTACGGCGTCGATCTCAATGACACCTCAATCGCCCAAGATAAAGTCCAAAGCCTCGTCTCCAACTTTGCCCAGAACATAAACCAACACATCTGGCAATCCGCCTCAGACGGCCAATTCTCCCACACAATGTCACgatcaagctcatcatccacGCCTTCGCAAGACGCCTCCAACAACGACCGACGAGGAAAGCGCAAGAAGCAGGGCAAGCGTGaagacgatggcgatgaattCAGTGACGGCGAGGGATCAGGATATCTTCCTATCAAGCGTTCACGACCAAAccccaaggatgatgagaatttACGGCTCAGCTGTCCTTTCCGAAAGAGGAATCCTCATCGGTTTAACGTGAGAGATCATCACAGCTGCGCAATGACTTATTTTCCCAAATTTGCTGAGCTTAGGTGAGTTGACCAAGTCTTCCCAATTTCAATCTTACTAACATCCCATAATAGGCAGCATATTGTGAAGCAGCATAAACGCGATGATCCCTCGGCTTACGTCTGCGATCGCTGCAGTCGTGATTTTCCCACACGAAAAGAACTACGCGACCATCAACGTCTACCAAAAGAGCACATGTGCGATATCGCCGATGCAGATGCCGAGAGCGGAATCGATCCTCAGACTGCGACGAAGTTACTGAGCAGGAAACGAGCGAGTGGTACTTCTCCTGAAGTACAGTGGAGGGAGATTTGGAATATTGTTTTTccagatgacgatgatggtgatgtccGATCTTATGGTGAGTGTCCTACTACCAGTCTTTACATGAGGTATACTAACAACTTCAGAGTACACTCCTGTTATCGAACACTTCGAAGTAGCAGCCAAATACCAGAAAGCTTTCGAACAGCTCAAACTCTCCCTCGTCGACAAGATCTCCAACCCCGCCACGCTCGAAACCCTGTCTACGAAATTCTACCAATGCTTCGTTGAGACGCTAGACCATTGCATCGCAAACGCGCAAAGCATGCCCTACACAAACCGAAGTAACAAAAAGAACGAAATCACGCGATCCCAAGCACCCCAGAGCATCGTCCAACGCAAAAGCCGAGATATAATGCCCAGACCTGATTCCGGCGTTATACTAGACGATGGCTCCGAAGAAAGCGGCAGTTTGGGACATAGAGATAGTATGAGGACTATTAGAAGTGGTGCTGCAGGAAGGGGAAGCCAAGTACCAGAAACAGTCCTCGAGATTATAACGCCGACTGCTGGGtttgatgatatgatgcagCCTTCCATGCTGGCTATGACTGGAGGGACAGATGTACAGGCATGGAATAATGGCGTGGTATATCCCCAGATGATTGCGGATCAGATGCTTCCGGCAAATGGATTGACGACGCAAGCTGATTATATGAACTGGGGGCAGATGTATCCTGCTTTTGATACGCTGGGGAATGGATTTACGGGATTTAATGGACAGCACTAATGAGGAATACTTATGTTTAATCTTACCAGGCTGGACCTTGGTTGTATAAATAGCTGTATGACGTTTGGGGCTATGTCATGAGCTACACCCTTTAATTATATGAAATGAAGGTAGTTCCATATGTGtggtttcgtctcttttAAAGTAGAAGTTTTGGTGACTTGAGAGTTGCATTATTAATCAGCATGTCGATATATCACATTAATGCAATTGCTTCCTGGGAAGTTCCGTCACATGTAAGAtagcttcttgttgttttgggGAACTTCACAGCCCAAGCTAGATGATTCGTCTTCAAAGATCTAAGACCCCGGTTCCGTCGGAGACCTTACCACAGCTCCGACGGAATCAAAAGGCAGGTCTGTCCAATAGAGAAAGCTCTGTAGTAGGTCTAGCTGCTCTTTCGAGTCTAGGCTGAGGAAACTAGACATACAGCCAAACCTTAATGTTTGAGACGCCACGCACGTAGAGCTTCCCTTGGTAAGCTAGTTGAATGGTACGTGTAACTTCACCGTGACGTCTATAAGTAAGCCCTTCCCCGCAGCTTATCACAAAGCATCAGCGAgtctctcatcaatcactcTTCCAAGTCATATTATTGCAACTCTACACAATGTCAGACCAGAACGACAGGGCCCCCGTCCCCGACATGGCGGAAGACGACGCCTACTTCCCTTCCCCCTTCTCCCTCACACAGTACGTCACCTCAAAGACAGACTTTGACGGCGCCGAATACCCAAACAAGTACACCGGCGGTAAATGGAAGATCCTCATGATCGGCACCCAGGAGCGCTATCTCAAAATGGCAGACGGAAAGTTCTTTTCCACGGGTAACCACCCAGTTGAGATGCTTCTACCAATGTATCACCTCGATGCTGCAGGTTTCGACATTGATGTAGCTACACTATCCGGTGATCCCGTCAAATTTGAGATGTGGGCTTTTCCCAAGGAGgacgaggctgtcaaggcGATTCACGACAAGTACAAGCAAAAGCTTCGCAGTCCTCTTAATCTTTCCGAAGTCTGGGGAAAGGGGTTTACTCAAGATACACCCTACATCGCCGTCTTCATCCCTGGAGGTCACGGTGTTCTCAATGGTATTCCATTCAGTAAAACAGTCGGAGACGTACTCCGCTGGGCTGATGCAAACAAccgcttcttcatcaccctCTGCCATGGTCCCGCTAGTATTCTTGCCGCTGATGTTGGAAAACCTGAGGGAACCAAGTTTATCTACGAGGGATACAGTGTTGACGTTTTCCCTGATTCACTAGATGAGGGCGCTAATATCGACATTGGTTACATTCCCGGCAAGATGGATTGGCTGGTAGGTGAGAGGCTTAAGAAGCTTGGGGTTACTCCTATTAATAAGACTATCTCGGGTGAATGTCATCGTGATCGTCTGTTGTTGACTGGTGATTC includes:
- a CDS encoding chaperone protein hchA, with product MSDQNDRAPVPDMAEDDAYFPSPFSLTQYVTSKTDFDGAEYPNKYTGGKWKILMIGTQERYLKMADGKFFSTGNHPVEMLLPMYHLDAAGFDIDVATLSGDPVKFEMWAFPKEDEAVKAIHDKYKQKLRSPLNLSEVWGKGFTQDTPYIAVFIPGGHGVLNGIPFSKTVGDVLRWADANNRFFITLCHGPASILAADVGKPEGTKFIYEGYSVDVFPDSLDEGANIDIGYIPGKMDWLVGERLKKLGVTPINKTISGECHRDRLLLTGDSPLASNNLGKLAAKTLLEEVNK